The Desulfovibrio sp. JC022 genome window below encodes:
- a CDS encoding response regulator: MSLHIPGREVFSRLSFFGVLFFIFILVHPAHCANPEDVSLESGGSDSFLLSLKLTPEEKAFIRSEVPLRISEVDWEPLSIIDEDGQFKGIIADYMSMISDISGLKFEFVHSSSWADVLQRYTKRELDIIPALSREEMVGRKVLFTDVYVSFPLVIVTRDNYNTVRELSQLNGRRVAAGQSYTSYHYIEDNFPEIELVGTSDVEDGLLLLTKGQVDAFVGHLAVVVDNMNRLGMENLKIAGTTKYNFEHRIGVSSDYPQALSIINKALAAISEDSHREIRKKWIDVRYEQNVDYSEILLLFAFLVLVLATIIFWNRKLFRLNESLNKEVAQRRRMEKAHSILYEIALSVSRVSGIDEFYSIVQGQVNKLMSARNFYIAAYDRETEMISFPYFSDEKDSVPAPRKIGVGLTDYVVRTGAPLFGDFATRMQLRGEGEYGLIGPECSIWLGVPLKLQGNVVGVMAVQSYSDNEPLDERDFEVLLFLSTYVGFALERLYLTEQRREQNEALKEREIKYRAIFDNASDAILLMDLNYNFISANPEAVSMFRCGSEKELLSHRPETLISPNQVAGVPSDVMLNEWVRATVDAGGLDFDVVCRRLDGEEFSASVRARKMIISGTPLLQATLSDVTDKRRSKEEIERSVSLLTATIESSADGILAVDGYGQVVAWNTRFATMWNISEHVLRSGVVSDVFGYIADQMREDSAVVGLWDYSLESESDQIEELILKDGRIIEKYSNPQRVGSDVVGRVWSFRDVTRKRLSEKELQDSYQRLNDIIEFLPDPTIVIDSNGIVLAWNKAVEEVSGVSKEDMIGRGDYEYALPFYGERRPILIDFALRDDLKPLTDRYESLERHSGMLYGEVYTPRVFGGQGAYFWGVAGPLRDHSGKIVGAVECMRNVTERRRVEKELNRARLAAEAATRAKSEFLANMSHEIRTPMNSIIGFGHLMQSADLAPAHRGYLDKMMSSADSLLSIIGDILDFSKIEAGKFVLENVEFKLDRVLEKICNMVEVKAEHKGIDFVVSIAPEVPFTLRGDPLRLEQVLTNLVNNAVKFTDKGEVNLIVSCEENCTGEARIKFIVRDSGIGLSNEEISLLFNSFTQADASTTRKYGGTGLGLAIARSLVELMGGTVSVESQPEVGSSFYFTVQLTAVDKDSVLVLPAEKEGLKALVIESNRLAREFIRTTLEGVGFKVAVDSSAGRALERLAKHAGRDGLGLILLSGKLLDMQVLKVVESIRLIPELGDVPVVLMTPVDIDDSFRREAALMGVDGFVSRPVTRISLHAALLGEFSEGEQEVLQVDEGRAEFEFDLGENRSKILLVEDNELNQQVASRMLEGMGFAVDVAGNGRKALDALAVESYNLIIMDIQMPEMDGLTAAKIIRSDERYRNLPILAMTAHAMPGDREKSLEAGMNEHLTKPIDPDELKKALFRYLDTEGKIYVPDSSDRSGMEDAMHDLPGIDCAKGLRSIGGRKDSYLKVLQGFRARYAGFAGELEFVLAESGVEQALLNIHSLKGVAGNIGAVQLYELCRTLESDLRDKDKNDYEGAFKLFVAELELVLSGLEDINIVSNHDLRESVYDEEKSFNLINKLYIMLSEGDAESGDVLDELRSHFNLERFEEQLAELTRYIENFDFEDGRAILERIADELNITLDKG, from the coding sequence TTGAGTCTTCATATTCCGGGCAGAGAAGTGTTCAGCCGTTTATCTTTTTTTGGCGTCCTTTTTTTTATTTTCATACTTGTTCATCCTGCACATTGCGCTAATCCCGAGGATGTGAGTCTTGAGTCCGGTGGTTCGGATTCCTTTCTGCTGAGCTTAAAGCTTACCCCGGAGGAAAAGGCTTTTATCCGCAGCGAAGTACCGCTTCGCATAAGCGAAGTTGATTGGGAGCCATTATCCATAATAGACGAGGACGGGCAATTCAAAGGGATTATCGCCGATTACATGAGTATGATCTCTGATATTTCCGGTTTGAAGTTTGAGTTTGTTCACAGCTCTTCGTGGGCTGATGTGCTTCAGAGATATACCAAAAGGGAATTGGATATTATTCCAGCCTTGAGCCGTGAGGAAATGGTCGGTAGGAAGGTCCTTTTTACAGATGTTTATGTTTCATTTCCTTTGGTCATAGTTACCCGGGATAATTACAACACGGTCCGTGAGCTTTCGCAGTTGAATGGCAGAAGGGTGGCTGCCGGACAATCATATACCAGCTATCATTATATAGAGGATAATTTTCCGGAAATTGAACTGGTTGGCACTTCCGATGTGGAGGACGGTCTGTTGCTTCTGACCAAAGGGCAGGTTGACGCCTTTGTGGGCCACCTTGCAGTGGTGGTTGATAATATGAACAGGCTGGGAATGGAGAATCTTAAAATTGCCGGCACAACCAAGTATAATTTTGAGCACCGCATTGGTGTATCCTCGGATTATCCGCAAGCCCTTTCAATTATAAATAAGGCCCTTGCTGCCATCAGTGAAGATTCCCATCGTGAAATCCGCAAAAAATGGATTGATGTGCGTTATGAGCAAAACGTTGATTATAGTGAAATTTTATTGCTTTTCGCATTTCTGGTTCTTGTGCTTGCCACCATCATCTTCTGGAACCGCAAGTTGTTCCGGCTCAATGAATCCCTGAACAAAGAAGTTGCCCAGCGTCGCCGCATGGAAAAGGCACATAGTATTCTTTACGAGATAGCACTGTCTGTAAGCCGGGTCTCGGGTATTGATGAGTTTTATTCCATTGTGCAGGGTCAGGTTAACAAGCTGATGTCTGCCCGGAATTTTTATATTGCTGCCTATGACCGGGAAACTGAGATGATAAGTTTTCCATATTTTTCTGATGAAAAAGATTCTGTTCCGGCTCCCCGGAAGATAGGAGTAGGGTTGACAGACTATGTTGTCAGGACCGGGGCCCCCCTGTTCGGCGATTTCGCAACCCGTATGCAACTTCGCGGGGAGGGCGAGTATGGTCTTATCGGACCGGAATGTAGCATCTGGCTTGGAGTTCCTTTGAAGCTTCAGGGGAATGTCGTCGGGGTTATGGCTGTCCAGAGTTACAGCGATAATGAACCCCTTGATGAAAGAGATTTTGAAGTCTTGTTGTTTCTTTCCACTTATGTGGGCTTTGCCCTCGAACGCCTTTATCTTACGGAGCAGAGGCGGGAGCAGAATGAGGCCCTGAAGGAAAGGGAAATCAAGTACCGGGCAATTTTTGATAATGCCAGTGATGCGATTCTGCTGATGGATTTGAACTATAATTTTATAAGTGCCAATCCTGAAGCAGTGTCCATGTTCCGTTGCGGGTCCGAGAAAGAATTGCTTTCCCATCGACCGGAGACTCTTATTTCCCCAAATCAGGTTGCAGGGGTTCCGTCCGATGTGATGCTCAATGAATGGGTCAGGGCTACCGTAGATGCGGGAGGGCTGGATTTTGATGTTGTCTGCCGCCGCTTGGACGGGGAAGAGTTTTCTGCCAGCGTCCGTGCCCGCAAGATGATTATTAGCGGGACGCCCCTGCTTCAGGCTACTTTGAGCGATGTGACTGATAAGCGTCGCTCCAAGGAAGAAATCGAGCGGTCGGTTTCGCTTTTAACCGCAACCATTGAATCCTCTGCGGACGGGATTCTTGCTGTGGACGGTTACGGGCAGGTTGTAGCCTGGAATACCCGTTTTGCAACCATGTGGAATATTTCAGAACATGTACTCCGGTCCGGGGTGGTCTCGGACGTGTTCGGATATATTGCGGATCAGATGAGGGAAGATAGTGCCGTTGTCGGGTTGTGGGATTATTCTCTTGAATCCGAGTCCGATCAGATTGAGGAGCTTATCCTTAAGGACGGCAGGATCATTGAGAAATATTCAAATCCCCAGCGTGTCGGATCTGATGTGGTCGGCAGGGTCTGGAGTTTTCGTGATGTGACCCGCAAACGGTTGAGTGAAAAGGAATTGCAGGATTCCTATCAACGATTGAATGATATTATTGAATTTTTGCCTGACCCGACCATTGTTATTGATAGTAACGGGATTGTGCTGGCCTGGAATAAGGCCGTTGAAGAGGTTAGCGGGGTCAGCAAGGAAGATATGATCGGCAGGGGCGATTACGAGTATGCCCTGCCGTTTTATGGTGAACGCAGGCCTATTCTTATTGATTTCGCGCTCAGGGATGACCTCAAACCGTTGACTGACAGGTATGAGTCTTTGGAGCGGCATTCAGGCATGCTTTACGGGGAAGTTTATACTCCTCGGGTTTTTGGCGGGCAGGGGGCGTATTTTTGGGGTGTTGCCGGGCCGTTGCGTGATCATTCCGGGAAGATTGTCGGTGCTGTTGAGTGTATGCGTAATGTGACAGAGCGCAGGCGGGTGGAAAAGGAACTTAACCGTGCAAGGCTTGCCGCAGAGGCCGCTACCCGCGCTAAGTCAGAATTTCTTGCCAACATGAGTCATGAGATCCGAACTCCCATGAACAGTATTATCGGCTTCGGGCATTTGATGCAGAGTGCCGACCTTGCCCCGGCGCATCGCGGGTATCTGGATAAAATGATGTCCTCGGCTGATTCCCTGCTCTCCATTATCGGCGACATACTCGACTTTTCAAAGATTGAGGCCGGTAAATTCGTATTGGAGAATGTTGAATTCAAGCTGGATCGTGTGCTTGAAAAAATTTGCAACATGGTTGAGGTCAAGGCGGAACACAAAGGTATTGATTTTGTTGTTTCCATTGCCCCGGAAGTCCCTTTTACTTTACGCGGTGACCCGTTGCGTCTTGAGCAAGTGCTGACAAATCTAGTGAATAATGCGGTTAAGTTTACCGATAAGGGAGAGGTGAACCTGATTGTTTCCTGTGAGGAAAATTGTACAGGTGAAGCCCGGATAAAATTTATTGTCCGGGATAGCGGTATCGGGTTGAGCAATGAAGAAATTTCTCTGCTGTTTAATTCTTTCACTCAGGCAGATGCATCCACCACCCGCAAATACGGTGGAACCGGCTTAGGGTTGGCTATTGCCCGGTCGCTTGTGGAATTGATGGGCGGAACGGTCAGTGTGGAGAGTCAGCCCGAAGTAGGCAGTTCTTTTTATTTTACCGTGCAGCTGACTGCTGTTGATAAAGACAGTGTCTTGGTCCTGCCTGCCGAAAAAGAGGGTTTGAAAGCCCTTGTTATTGAGAGCAACAGATTGGCCCGAGAGTTTATACGTACCACATTGGAGGGAGTCGGTTTTAAAGTTGCGGTGGATAGTTCTGCTGGCCGTGCCCTTGAAAGGCTTGCAAAGCATGCGGGCAGGGATGGGCTCGGCTTGATCCTTCTGTCCGGGAAGCTACTGGATATGCAGGTGCTCAAAGTGGTGGAAAGCATCAGGCTAATTCCGGAGTTGGGCGATGTGCCGGTTGTATTGATGACTCCTGTAGATATTGATGACTCCTTTCGTAGGGAGGCCGCCCTTATGGGGGTTGACGGTTTTGTGTCCCGGCCGGTCACCCGTATCTCCTTGCATGCGGCCTTGCTTGGGGAATTCAGCGAGGGCGAGCAGGAAGTCCTTCAGGTCGATGAAGGACGAGCAGAGTTTGAATTTGATTTAGGCGAAAACAGGTCCAAAATTTTACTTGTTGAAGATAATGAACTCAACCAGCAGGTGGCAAGCCGGATGCTTGAGGGTATGGGTTTTGCGGTGGATGTGGCCGGAAATGGCCGTAAGGCTCTGGATGCTTTGGCTGTAGAGTCATATAATTTGATAATTATGGATATTCAGATGCCGGAAATGGACGGTCTCACCGCTGCGAAGATTATTCGCTCGGATGAACGCTACAGGAACCTGCCTATTTTGGCTATGACTGCCCACGCCATGCCGGGGGACAGGGAAAAAAGCCTTGAAGCGGGCATGAATGAACATTTGACCAAACCTATTGATCCGGATGAATTGAAGAAGGCCTTGTTCAGATATCTCGATACTGAAGGAAAGATTTATGTGCCTGATTCCAGTGATAGGTCGGGAATGGAAGACGCTATGCATGACCTGCCCGGTATAGATTGCGCAAAGGGATTGCGCAGCATTGGAGGCAGGAAAGACAGTTATTTAAAAGTCTTGCAGGGATTCAGGGCGCGATATGCCGGTTTTGCCGGGGAATTGGAATTTGTCCTTGCCGAATCCGGGGTGGAGCAGGCTTTGCTGAATATTCATTCATTGAAAGGGGTTGCCGGGAATATCGGGGCTGTGCAGCTTTATGAACTCTGCCGTACTCTTGAATCTGATCTCCGTGATAAGGATAAAAATGATTACGAAGGTGCTTTTAAACTTTTTGTTGCTGAACTTGAGCTGGTTCTTTCCGGGTTGGAAGATATAAATATTGTTAGCAATCATGATTTGCGTGAGTCTGTTTATGATGAAGAAAAAAGTTTTAATCTGATTAACAAGCTGTATATAATGCTTAGTGAAGGCGATGCCGAGTCCGGTGATGTTCTGGATGAATTGCGTAGTCATTTTAATCTGGAGCGTTTTGAAGAGCAGCTTGCTGAACTCACAAGATATATAGAGAATTTTGATTTTGAAGACGGCCGGGCTATACTTGAGCGTATTGCGGATGAATTGAATATCACCTTGGATAAAGGGTAG
- a CDS encoding sigma 54-interacting transcriptional regulator → MVENKKYKLLFKDRIGIVFDITRLMMAHKLNIISMEVEQKEGFAQISVEIEGGHSLDTEEMLALFSTLPAIDSQTELKRLPQEKREKWFRTLFDGMSEGIVSVNSKGMINTANSVACRILNTPYENLVNTYVGEITPKNNLLMECMQKRIPVNRRKSAVTSTGRVDFYGSAKPIHDSQGGFVGAVLLMKDLQEVKAMVDAVMTPIDFKFDDFIGESPAIKNLITFAKRIAELDTIVSITGESGTGKELFARAIHFESGRPGPFIPINCAALPEQLIESELFGYIDGAFTGAKKKGKPGLFEAAQNGTIFLDEIGDMPPGPQAKILRVLQEGCVRRIGGVEEIPVNARVITATNKNLNDMVAAGDFREDLFYRINVLTIQIPPLRERELDITLMAGKFLNRFNRKLEKKEQTIDTSGLEKLLSYSWPGNVRELQNVIERASIFSNSNEISADSIHLNSKQSNCGQPCKAIPATVSTGSSLKEMVGKYEMRILLEALNSTPSIRKAAKKLSISHTALLKKIEKHQLRNESKVLPWESGAPLN, encoded by the coding sequence ATGGTTGAAAACAAAAAGTATAAACTTCTGTTTAAGGACCGCATCGGGATTGTCTTCGACATCACCAGACTCATGATGGCGCACAAGCTGAACATAATCAGCATGGAAGTTGAACAAAAAGAAGGCTTTGCCCAGATTTCAGTTGAAATTGAAGGAGGACATTCTCTTGATACTGAAGAAATGCTGGCTCTGTTTTCAACCCTGCCCGCCATTGACAGCCAGACGGAACTCAAACGACTTCCGCAGGAAAAAAGGGAGAAATGGTTCCGCACCCTTTTTGACGGCATGAGTGAAGGCATTGTTTCCGTTAATTCCAAAGGTATGATCAACACAGCCAACAGCGTGGCCTGCCGCATTCTGAACACGCCTTACGAGAATCTGGTCAACACCTATGTCGGTGAAATAACGCCGAAAAACAATCTGCTTATGGAATGCATGCAAAAACGTATTCCTGTAAACAGGCGGAAATCAGCAGTTACCAGCACTGGGCGGGTTGATTTTTACGGCTCGGCAAAACCTATCCATGATTCACAGGGAGGCTTTGTCGGCGCGGTCCTGCTCATGAAAGATTTGCAGGAAGTAAAAGCCATGGTTGATGCGGTGATGACCCCCATTGATTTTAAATTCGATGACTTTATCGGTGAAAGCCCGGCCATCAAGAACCTGATAACTTTTGCCAAACGCATCGCCGAACTGGATACCATTGTCTCCATCACCGGAGAAAGCGGCACAGGCAAGGAGCTTTTCGCACGGGCTATCCATTTTGAAAGCGGCAGACCCGGTCCCTTCATTCCCATCAACTGTGCGGCCCTGCCGGAACAGCTCATAGAAAGCGAACTTTTCGGATATATTGACGGAGCCTTTACCGGAGCAAAAAAGAAAGGCAAACCCGGCCTTTTCGAAGCCGCCCAGAACGGAACCATCTTCCTTGACGAGATCGGTGACATGCCCCCCGGACCGCAGGCAAAAATCCTGCGAGTATTGCAGGAAGGGTGCGTACGCCGCATCGGCGGGGTCGAGGAGATTCCTGTCAATGCCAGAGTTATTACCGCCACCAACAAGAACCTGAATGATATGGTTGCCGCCGGTGACTTCCGCGAAGACCTATTTTATCGCATCAACGTGCTGACCATCCAGATCCCCCCATTGCGGGAAAGAGAGCTCGACATAACACTCATGGCAGGAAAATTCCTCAACCGCTTCAACCGGAAACTGGAAAAAAAAGAACAGACCATCGACACTTCCGGACTTGAAAAGCTGCTCAGCTACAGCTGGCCGGGCAATGTACGCGAACTACAAAACGTAATTGAACGCGCTTCCATCTTCAGCAACTCCAATGAAATTTCTGCGGACTCCATCCACCTTAATTCCAAACAATCCAATTGCGGACAACCGTGCAAGGCAATTCCCGCCACTGTAAGCACAGGATCTTCTCTTAAAGAAATGGTCGGCAAATATGAAATGAGAATCCTTCTTGAGGCCTTAAATTCTACCCCAAGCATACGTAAGGCCGCAAAAAAGCTAAGCATCTCACACACAGCTCTGCTCAAAAAAATTGAAAAGCATCAACTGCGCAATGAAAGCAAGGTCCTTCCATGGGAGTCTGGAGCACCGCTCAACTAA
- the ald gene encoding alanine dehydrogenase: MKVGILKEIKSEENRVSMTPAGVEVMIANGHELWVEKAAGVGSGFSDEDYIAAGAKVIDTPAEIYAECEMVMHVKEPQASEYDMVREGQIVFTYFHFAPDEPLTRAFVKNKSIAIAYETVEGDKGDLPLLTPMSEVAGRMSVQEGAKYLERYYGGRGMLMGGVTGVTPANVVVIGGGVVGTNAAQMACGLGAKVTILDMNLERLRYLSEIMPKNCFPMMSSPALLRELVQEADVVVGAVLVAGAKAPKLVTREMLKTMKDGSVIVDVAIDQGGCFETSKPTTHGDPVYDVEGVIHYCVANMPGAVPMTSTMALTNATLPYALQIANKGWKQAAQDSNAIKTGLNMVGGKVTYKGVAEAFDLEFTPVESVLYDN; the protein is encoded by the coding sequence ATGAAAGTTGGTATCTTGAAAGAAATCAAATCAGAAGAAAACAGAGTTTCCATGACACCCGCAGGTGTTGAAGTCATGATCGCAAACGGTCACGAACTGTGGGTTGAAAAAGCCGCCGGTGTAGGCAGCGGTTTCAGCGATGAAGATTATATTGCAGCCGGTGCCAAGGTCATTGACACCCCTGCTGAAATTTACGCTGAATGCGAAATGGTCATGCACGTTAAAGAACCGCAGGCTTCTGAGTACGACATGGTCCGTGAAGGCCAGATCGTTTTCACCTATTTCCACTTTGCTCCTGATGAGCCCCTGACCCGCGCATTCGTTAAAAACAAATCTATTGCCATCGCCTACGAAACCGTTGAAGGCGATAAAGGCGACCTGCCCCTGCTCACCCCCATGTCTGAAGTAGCCGGACGTATGTCCGTTCAGGAAGGTGCTAAATACCTCGAACGCTACTACGGTGGACGCGGTATGCTCATGGGCGGCGTAACCGGTGTTACTCCCGCAAACGTTGTTGTTATCGGCGGCGGCGTGGTTGGTACCAACGCAGCACAGATGGCCTGCGGTCTAGGCGCCAAAGTAACTATTCTCGACATGAACCTCGAAAGACTGCGCTACCTCTCTGAAATCATGCCCAAGAACTGCTTCCCCATGATGAGCAGCCCCGCACTTCTGCGTGAACTGGTTCAGGAAGCTGACGTTGTTGTCGGTGCTGTTCTGGTTGCCGGTGCTAAAGCACCCAAACTGGTTACCCGCGAGATGCTCAAAACCATGAAAGACGGATCTGTAATCGTTGACGTTGCCATTGACCAGGGCGGTTGCTTTGAAACTTCCAAGCCCACCACCCACGGTGATCCCGTTTACGATGTTGAAGGCGTTATCCACTACTGCGTTGCCAACATGCCCGGTGCAGTGCCCATGACTTCCACCATGGCCCTGACCAACGCCACCCTGCCCTACGCACTCCAGATCGCCAACAAAGGCTGGAAACAGGCAGCTCAGGACAGCAACGCCATTAAGACCGGTCTGAACATGGTCGGCGGCAAGGTTACTTACAAGGGCGTTGCCGAGGCATTCGACCTTGAGTTCACCCCCGTTGAATCCGTTCTTTACGACAACTAA
- a CDS encoding sodium:alanine symporter family protein: MELMTLLDGIVGKIGAFAWGPPMLVLLVGTGIWLTFSLRGLQFRKLWYALYLALIKRKEDTDEPGDITHFQALMTALSATVGTGNIAGVATAIAVGGPGALFWMWMTGLVGMATKYAEAVLAVKYRVVDENGEMSGGPMYYISKGLNMPWLGTLFAIFASIAAFGIGNMVQSNSVADAVEATYGVSPYITGGLLTVLTAAVILGGIKKIGKVTGLLVPVMIVFYMLGASYIILINIAEVPAALAFIVEQAFNPTAAVGGFAGSTIMLAVRMGVARGVFSNESGLGSAPIAAAAAQTKQPVTQALVSMTQTFIDTIIVCTMTGLVLILTGTWSSGATGAELTTIGFGAGFSGGEHVVTIGLILFAYSTILGWCYYGEKSIEYLFGVKAVLPYRLVFICFVGVGAIAKLSFVWNLSDTFNGLMAIPNLIGLLMLTPVVVAETKKYFAKDTKTEPSAATETEK, from the coding sequence ATGGAACTTATGACTTTACTGGACGGAATCGTAGGAAAAATCGGGGCCTTTGCTTGGGGACCGCCCATGCTGGTCCTGCTTGTAGGAACCGGAATCTGGCTGACTTTTTCTCTTCGCGGATTGCAGTTCAGAAAACTGTGGTACGCCCTCTACCTTGCCCTAATCAAACGTAAAGAAGACACTGATGAACCCGGCGACATCACCCACTTTCAGGCCCTGATGACCGCCCTTTCCGCAACAGTAGGTACCGGTAACATCGCAGGTGTGGCAACCGCCATCGCCGTGGGTGGTCCCGGAGCACTGTTCTGGATGTGGATGACCGGCCTCGTGGGTATGGCCACCAAATACGCGGAAGCGGTTCTGGCAGTCAAATACCGCGTTGTCGATGAAAACGGCGAAATGAGCGGTGGTCCCATGTACTACATATCCAAGGGCCTCAACATGCCTTGGCTGGGAACCCTCTTCGCAATCTTCGCATCCATCGCCGCTTTCGGTATCGGCAACATGGTCCAGTCCAACTCCGTTGCTGACGCTGTTGAAGCAACTTACGGCGTTTCCCCCTACATTACCGGCGGACTGCTGACAGTTCTGACCGCTGCCGTTATTCTCGGCGGTATCAAAAAGATCGGTAAAGTTACCGGACTGCTCGTCCCTGTTATGATCGTTTTCTACATGTTAGGCGCATCTTACATCATTCTCATTAACATCGCTGAAGTTCCTGCTGCACTGGCATTCATTGTAGAACAGGCTTTCAACCCCACTGCCGCAGTAGGCGGTTTCGCAGGCTCCACCATCATGCTGGCCGTGCGCATGGGTGTTGCCCGCGGTGTATTCTCCAACGAATCAGGTCTCGGTAGTGCTCCTATTGCTGCAGCCGCAGCCCAGACCAAGCAGCCTGTAACTCAGGCTCTGGTTTCCATGACTCAGACCTTCATCGATACCATCATCGTCTGTACCATGACCGGCCTCGTGCTGATCCTCACCGGAACCTGGTCCAGCGGCGCCACCGGCGCGGAACTGACCACCATCGGTTTCGGAGCAGGCTTTAGCGGCGGCGAACATGTTGTAACCATCGGCCTTATCCTTTTCGCCTACTCCACCATCCTCGGCTGGTGCTACTACGGTGAAAAATCAATTGAATACCTGTTCGGTGTAAAAGCAGTACTGCCCTACCGCCTCGTATTCATCTGCTTCGTAGGTGTCGGAGCCATCGCCAAGCTCAGCTTCGTATGGAACCTTTCCGATACCTTCAACGGTCTCATGGCTATCCCCAACCTGATCGGTCTGCTCATGCTGACCCCGGTTGTTGTGGCTGAAACCAAGAAGTACTTCGCAAAAGACACAAAAACAGAACCCTCCGCTGCTACTGAAACTGAAAAATAG
- the alr gene encoding alanine racemase: MNNPASFAPVWAEIDLKSIKHNFKEVQRLTKKQSKIMAVVKADAYGHGLNKVAECLNNAGADYFAVARLNEAISIRNQGIEKPILILGYTPPEAAKELHNHNITQTVFSTDYGLRLNEQARTCGKIKIHIKIDTGMGRLGLVQETMNGMLPESVAVIHQLPHLETEGIFTHFAASDEADKTSALSQLRQFKNILADIEQRGIRIPIKHAANSAAIIDLPESYLDMVRPGIMLYGLYPSSGVHQINADLKPAMQIKARIAQIKDVPAGFRISYGHTYTTPTATKLATIPLGYADGYRRQLSSAGKVLVHGKQAQIVGRVCMDQSVIDVGKIKEVQAGDEVVIIGRQDNAELSAERMACELGTINYEIVSTLMARVPRVYKNI; this comes from the coding sequence ATGAATAATCCCGCCAGCTTCGCCCCGGTCTGGGCTGAAATAGACCTGAAATCAATCAAACACAATTTCAAGGAAGTGCAACGCCTTACAAAAAAGCAGTCTAAAATAATGGCTGTGGTGAAAGCGGATGCATACGGACACGGCCTGAACAAGGTAGCAGAATGCCTGAACAATGCCGGTGCTGACTATTTTGCAGTAGCAAGACTTAATGAAGCGATCAGCATACGCAATCAGGGCATTGAAAAACCGATTCTGATCCTCGGTTACACTCCCCCGGAAGCAGCAAAAGAACTGCACAACCACAACATAACCCAAACCGTATTTTCCACTGACTATGGACTGCGGCTGAATGAACAGGCCCGGACCTGCGGAAAGATAAAAATACACATTAAAATTGATACCGGTATGGGCCGTCTGGGTCTTGTTCAAGAGACCATGAACGGCATGCTGCCGGAATCAGTGGCAGTAATACACCAGCTCCCCCATCTGGAAACAGAAGGAATTTTCACCCACTTCGCAGCCAGCGACGAAGCGGACAAAACAAGCGCGCTCAGCCAATTGAGACAATTCAAGAACATCCTTGCGGACATTGAACAAAGGGGAATCCGCATCCCCATCAAACATGCTGCCAACAGTGCGGCGATTATTGATCTCCCGGAATCATACCTGGATATGGTCCGCCCCGGTATAATGCTTTACGGCCTCTACCCGTCAAGTGGAGTGCACCAGATCAATGCCGACCTGAAGCCGGCTATGCAGATCAAAGCCCGCATCGCACAAATCAAGGATGTCCCTGCTGGATTCAGGATCAGCTACGGCCATACATACACGACTCCCACCGCTACAAAGCTGGCCACAATCCCCCTCGGTTACGCAGATGGATACAGAAGACAGCTCTCATCCGCCGGCAAAGTGCTGGTCCACGGCAAACAGGCCCAGATAGTAGGCCGGGTCTGCATGGATCAAAGCGTCATAGATGTTGGGAAAATCAAGGAAGTGCAGGCCGGGGATGAAGTGGTCATCATAGGACGGCAGGATAATGCGGAACTTTCAGCAGAAAGAATGGCCTGCGAACTGGGAACCATTAATTACGAGATTGTTTCCACCCTCATGGCCAGAGTTCCCAGAGTGTACAAGAATATTTAA
- a CDS encoding ABC transporter permease — MIRSLPRSKAYNWSFNCFIILYFVFLFAPLVVTCVLAFNNSDFPSLPWKGFTLDWFLSSGPERIGIFHDDQNLRSIVTSFQTAFFVSILSVIVGTCASFLFEKEEFRFKGLLYFLMLAPLVIPGVILGISLLLASNTAGMYFEDNFGLDFEVFRPSFWLVVMGQFSFITTFVTLVVSARLRKFDHSLEEAALNLGATQLGVIWHITLKFLRPAIIGAGAVAFLMSFENFNTTLFLVGSEPTLPINLYLQVRDGSTPVINAVSLLLIVGTSLLALCNLYFSKREE, encoded by the coding sequence CGTTGGTTGTGACCTGCGTGCTGGCCTTCAACAATTCCGATTTTCCATCCCTGCCGTGGAAAGGATTTACCTTGGACTGGTTCCTTTCCAGCGGTCCGGAGCGGATCGGGATTTTTCACGATGACCAGAACCTGCGCTCCATTGTGACCAGCTTTCAGACTGCGTTTTTTGTGTCCATCTTAAGCGTCATCGTTGGGACCTGTGCCAGTTTTCTTTTTGAGAAGGAAGAGTTCCGTTTCAAGGGATTGTTGTACTTTTTGATGCTGGCCCCTCTGGTCATTCCCGGCGTAATCCTCGGCATTTCTTTGTTGCTGGCTTCCAATACTGCCGGAATGTATTTTGAAGATAATTTTGGACTTGATTTTGAAGTATTTCGGCCCAGTTTCTGGCTGGTGGTAATGGGGCAGTTTTCGTTCATCACTACTTTTGTGACCCTTGTGGTTTCTGCAAGGTTGCGCAAATTCGACCACTCCCTTGAAGAGGCGGCCTTGAATCTCGGTGCGACTCAGCTGGGTGTAATCTGGCACATCACCCTGAAGTTCCTGCGCCCCGCCATTATCGGAGCCGGGGCAGTGGCTTTCCTGATGAGTTTTGAGAACTTCAACACCACCCTCTTTCTGGTCGGTTCTGAACCGACCCTGCCCATCAATCTCTATTTGCAGGTTCGCGACGGCAGCACCCCGGTGATCAATGCGGTTTCGCTGCTGCTCATTGTGGGCACATCGCTTTTGGCTCTTTGTAATTTGTATTTTTCCAAACGGGAAGAGTAG